The following proteins are encoded in a genomic region of Acidobacteriota bacterium:
- a CDS encoding SDR family oxidoreductase: MSSESTRRPEILVLGATGMLGHRVALEFARAGAVVRAAARGVCEGPSAALGELLPPGSVSWGFDARDLASVERLLASYRPRVIVNCVGVVKQRPEAADAEVSVAVNALFPHALARMARSFGGRVLHVSTDCVFSGARGGYREDDLCDARDLYGRSKALGELTDGDVLTVRTSIVGRQLTGASSLLEWFLAQPGPAVPGFTGAFFSGVTTLELARVLAALAAASASLRGLYHVAGPRISKRDLLTHFRDAYRKPVEIEPDPRLAVDRSLDGTRFEEAAGWRAPGWPAMIAELAADGVAYDHWRAT, encoded by the coding sequence CTCGTCCTGGGCGCGACCGGGATGCTCGGTCACCGCGTCGCCCTCGAGTTCGCTCGGGCCGGCGCGGTCGTCCGGGCGGCGGCCCGGGGCGTGTGCGAAGGCCCCTCCGCCGCCCTCGGGGAGCTCCTGCCGCCCGGGTCCGTGAGCTGGGGGTTCGACGCGCGCGACCTCGCCTCCGTCGAGCGACTCCTCGCGTCCTACCGGCCGCGCGTCATCGTGAACTGCGTGGGGGTCGTGAAACAGCGCCCGGAGGCGGCCGACGCGGAAGTATCCGTCGCCGTCAACGCGCTCTTTCCGCACGCGCTCGCCCGAATGGCGCGGAGTTTCGGGGGGCGGGTCCTGCACGTGAGCACGGACTGCGTCTTCTCGGGCGCGCGCGGCGGATACCGCGAGGACGATCTCTGCGACGCGCGGGATCTCTACGGACGCTCGAAAGCCCTCGGCGAGCTCACGGACGGCGACGTCCTGACGGTCCGCACGTCGATCGTGGGCCGCCAGCTCACCGGCGCTTCCTCGCTCCTCGAGTGGTTCCTCGCGCAGCCCGGCCCCGCGGTGCCCGGGTTCACCGGCGCGTTCTTCTCGGGAGTCACGACGCTCGAGCTCGCCCGGGTCCTCGCGGCGCTCGCGGCAGCGTCGGCGTCCCTGCGCGGCCTTTACCACGTCGCGGGGCCGCGGATCTCCAAGCGGGATCTCCTGACTCACTTTCGAGACGCATACCGAAAGCCCGTCGAGATCGAGCCCGACCCGCGGCTCGCCGTCGACCGGAGCCTTGACGGGACGCGATTCGAGGAGGCGGCGGGGTGGCGGGCGCCCGGCTGGCCCGCGATGATCGCCGAGCTGGCGGCGGACGGTGTGGCGTACGATCACTGGAGAGCAACGTGA